Proteins found in one Mucilaginibacter gracilis genomic segment:
- a CDS encoding LbetaH domain-containing protein yields the protein MFPSRDSDLSDAFLKPSFPFRDKLRRFFWNISWLMLCRWTPKPMHAWRAMVVRSFGAKIGRDNHIYPTCKIWAPWFLETSDVVTIGPGVEVYNPGGVKMEHHSILSQDSYLCGATHDYNTIEFTYLKGQIIIEAYVWICSKAVVLPGVTCKQGSVLGAASVTSKDLEAWSVYAGNPCKFIKKRNNFLI from the coding sequence ATGTTCCCATCTCGTGATTCCGACCTTTCTGACGCCTTTTTAAAACCTTCGTTTCCGTTTCGGGATAAACTCCGTCGATTTTTTTGGAATATAAGTTGGCTGATGCTATGCCGTTGGACACCTAAACCTATGCATGCTTGGCGTGCTATGGTTGTTCGTAGTTTTGGTGCAAAGATCGGACGTGATAATCATATTTATCCCACCTGTAAGATTTGGGCACCATGGTTTCTTGAAACCTCGGATGTTGTGACAATTGGTCCTGGAGTTGAAGTTTATAATCCTGGAGGCGTTAAAATGGAGCACCATTCTATATTATCTCAGGACTCATACCTCTGCGGAGCAACTCATGATTATAACACTATTGAATTTACCTATCTTAAAGGACAGATAATTATCGAAGCGTATGTGTGGATTTGTTCTAAAGCAGTCGTATTACCTGGAGTTACTTGTAAACAAGGGAGTGTATTGGGTGCAGCCTCTGTAACATCAAAAGATTTGGAAGCTTGGTCTGTGTATGCAGGTAATCCTTGTAAATTCATTAAAAAGAGAAATAATTTCTTAATTTGA
- the rfaD gene encoding ADP-glyceromanno-heptose 6-epimerase translates to MIIVTGAAGFIGSCLIQKLNDEGHKNLILVDNFSNSQKNKNFEGKDFEKQIDRNEFINWLDINYDKVKVIFHIGARTDTTEMNYEILNELNLDYTKAVWTRCAEFNIPLIYASSAATYGLGEFGYDDDESKLSLLQPLNPYGDSKNEFDKWAIVQEKKPIFWAGLKFFNVYGPNEYHKSRMASVIFHTYNQIQASGKMKLFQSHKEGIKDGEQMRDFVYVKDVVEVLYFLMIHQKDSGIYNLGSGKARTFLDLVINTFNSLEKQPDISFVPTPEDIRDKYQYFTEANMNKLYSIGYNRPFHTLEEGVKDYVQNYLSKGAYY, encoded by the coding sequence ATGATTATAGTTACAGGAGCAGCAGGATTTATAGGTAGTTGTCTGATTCAAAAACTGAATGATGAGGGCCACAAAAACTTAATATTGGTTGATAATTTTTCAAACAGCCAAAAAAATAAGAATTTTGAAGGGAAGGACTTTGAAAAACAAATTGATAGAAACGAGTTTATAAACTGGCTCGATATTAATTATGATAAGGTTAAAGTTATATTCCATATAGGTGCCCGTACGGACACCACGGAAATGAATTATGAAATATTAAATGAACTTAATCTTGACTATACAAAAGCGGTTTGGACGCGTTGTGCAGAATTTAATATTCCATTAATTTACGCTTCTTCAGCGGCTACTTACGGACTTGGCGAATTTGGGTATGATGATGACGAAAGTAAATTATCATTATTGCAACCCCTTAATCCTTATGGAGATTCGAAGAATGAATTTGATAAGTGGGCAATAGTTCAAGAAAAAAAGCCAATTTTCTGGGCGGGCTTAAAGTTTTTTAATGTTTATGGCCCTAATGAATATCATAAGTCGCGGATGGCATCTGTTATTTTCCACACTTATAATCAAATACAGGCGAGCGGAAAAATGAAACTTTTTCAATCGCACAAAGAAGGTATAAAGGATGGTGAGCAAATGCGCGACTTCGTATATGTAAAAGATGTAGTAGAAGTTTTATATTTTTTAATGATTCATCAGAAAGACTCAGGAATTTACAACCTGGGATCAGGCAAGGCTCGCACTTTCCTTGATCTGGTTATCAATACCTTTAACTCACTTGAAAAACAGCCTGATATTAGTTTTGTACCAACGCCGGAAGACATTCGTGATAAATATCAATATTTTACCGAAGCAAATATGAATAAACTTTACTCGATTGGTTATAACCGACCATTTCATACATTGGAAGAAGGAGTTAAAGACTATGTTCAAAATTACTTAAGTAAAGGAGCTTATTATTAA
- a CDS encoding glycosyltransferase family protein: MKVVFVADLKNPSTSGRQRLWALKQCGIDVSVITTEDYPSVFGKWAYYIARIFKRPRLMRNARLLEQAILDISKQVKPEIIWLEWPRQLSINLINELKKIEPRPFLISFQDDNPWGKRTNDLWLWREYLKIVPLFDLHLVKRESDIVHLSALGAKACRLWRHGIYSPIFHPSIEPVEIEYPVSFVGTCMDGREKLIGFLLENKIPIHVFGHHWNRRSDLPQRFPANFHPPVEGENYAEVIRKSQICIGLVSHSNLDEWTMRTYEVPGCARLLLAERTPYHQLLFVENEDAILFSNIEECRKILMGLLSDKNRCLAMGRVAYERFTNHHYKLEDSMQELLDFLKQTL; this comes from the coding sequence ATGAAAGTTGTATTTGTTGCCGACCTAAAAAATCCAAGTACCTCTGGTAGGCAACGCTTATGGGCTTTAAAGCAGTGCGGGATAGATGTTTCTGTAATCACCACAGAAGATTATCCATCAGTATTTGGTAAATGGGCATATTATATCGCCAGAATATTTAAGCGGCCTAGATTGATGCGAAATGCCCGATTATTAGAACAAGCAATATTAGATATAAGCAAACAAGTTAAGCCTGAAATTATTTGGCTTGAATGGCCAAGGCAACTTAGTATTAATTTAATCAATGAGTTAAAAAAAATTGAACCAAGGCCGTTTTTGATTTCTTTTCAGGATGACAATCCATGGGGGAAACGAACTAATGATTTGTGGCTATGGCGCGAATACTTAAAAATAGTACCCTTATTTGATCTTCATTTAGTTAAACGAGAAAGTGACATTGTACATTTAAGTGCACTGGGTGCCAAAGCTTGCCGACTCTGGAGACATGGTATTTATAGCCCTATTTTTCATCCGTCGATTGAACCGGTTGAAATAGAATATCCTGTTAGTTTTGTTGGTACATGTATGGACGGAAGGGAAAAGTTGATTGGCTTTCTTCTCGAAAATAAAATACCAATCCATGTATTTGGGCACCACTGGAATAGACGAAGTGATTTGCCACAACGCTTTCCCGCTAATTTTCACCCTCCTGTTGAGGGAGAAAATTATGCAGAGGTAATTCGTAAATCGCAAATATGTATAGGCTTGGTATCGCATTCAAACTTAGACGAATGGACTATGCGAACTTACGAAGTGCCTGGTTGTGCACGTTTACTGCTTGCAGAGCGTACCCCTTACCATCAACTACTTTTTGTAGAGAATGAGGATGCTATATTGTTCTCAAATATAGAAGAATGCCGAAAAATCCTGATGGGGTTACTTTCGGATAAAAATAGGTGCCTTGCCATGGGAAGAGTAGCATATGAAAGATTTACCAATCATCATTACAAATTAGAAGACAGTATGCAAGAACTATTAGATTTTTTGAAGCAAACATTATAA
- a CDS encoding glycosyltransferase family 2 protein — MISILILTKNEESDLPGCLKSVSWSDDVHIFDSFSTDNTLEVASQAGAKIAQRKFDGYASQRNAALSTITYKYEWLLILDADERIPVELKNIMFDATQSASPNVNGYRIQRKDFLWDSWLKYSQISPYYIRLIRVGHARYHREINEVLEVDGEVVQLSGYFDHYPFSKGFTHWLSKHNVYSSMEAQRWIDEHKGNEKFSLKKALFSKDFSEKRYHQKGLFYKIPGRPVIKWFYMIIWRRGLLDGNAGFIYATLQSIYEYFIVLKTKELIAKQNK, encoded by the coding sequence ATGATCTCGATATTAATTCTTACCAAAAACGAAGAAAGTGATCTCCCGGGATGCTTAAAATCAGTTTCCTGGAGTGACGATGTTCACATATTCGATTCGTTTAGTACTGATAACACACTTGAGGTGGCAAGTCAAGCCGGAGCGAAAATAGCCCAAAGAAAATTTGACGGGTATGCATCTCAACGGAACGCAGCTTTAAGCACAATTACATATAAATATGAGTGGCTTCTTATTCTTGATGCCGATGAGAGAATTCCAGTTGAACTCAAAAATATAATGTTTGATGCTACACAATCGGCATCTCCAAATGTTAACGGTTACCGCATACAACGCAAAGATTTTTTATGGGATTCATGGTTAAAATACTCTCAAATATCACCTTACTACATCAGGTTAATTAGAGTTGGCCATGCGAGATACCATCGTGAAATAAATGAGGTTTTGGAAGTTGATGGAGAAGTAGTTCAACTGTCTGGATATTTTGATCATTATCCTTTTTCCAAGGGATTTACGCATTGGCTAAGTAAGCATAATGTTTATTCCTCGATGGAGGCGCAGAGATGGATAGATGAACACAAGGGAAATGAAAAATTTTCGTTAAAAAAAGCACTTTTTAGCAAAGATTTTTCTGAAAAGCGTTACCACCAAAAGGGGCTTTTTTATAAGATACCGGGCAGGCCGGTAATAAAATGGTTTTATATGATTATATGGAGAAGGGGTTTGTTAGATGGGAACGCTGGTTTCATTTACGCCACTCTCCAGTCGATATACGAATACTTTATCGTACTTAAAACGAAAGAATTGATTGCTAAACAAAATAAGTAG
- a CDS encoding glycosyltransferase family 9 protein gives MNVSNRKILIYRLGSLGDTVIALPCFNKIRETFPYADITLLTNRPVAAKAAPLEAVLGQGYFYDHIFDYPVGTRSLFVLFSLIRKIRRLKIDTIVNITASRSKQAAIRDRLFFKLAGIKHLIGFPKDDRDFNLSIDPLTNEYEWEAIRLSRRINELGKISINEDRYWDLHLTEAEIKAGENALSSIDKQKPFIAVSAGTKMQAKDWEDDNWVGLISRLKDALPGWGLVMIGAPDEADRANECITAWGHNSINLCGKSSPRVSAAVLKQAFLFVGHDSGPMHLAAAVGIPCVAIFAARNLPRQWYPRGNKNRIIYHKTDCAGCGLEICIIQKKKCILSITIDEVHDEIVNLINEGQHALL, from the coding sequence ATGAACGTAAGTAATCGTAAAATTCTTATATACAGATTAGGTAGTCTGGGAGATACCGTAATAGCATTGCCGTGTTTTAATAAAATAAGGGAAACATTCCCGTACGCGGATATTACGTTATTAACTAACAGGCCGGTTGCAGCGAAAGCCGCTCCTTTGGAAGCTGTATTAGGGCAGGGCTATTTCTATGATCATATATTTGATTATCCTGTAGGGACTCGTAGCTTATTTGTTTTATTTTCTCTTATAAGGAAGATCAGAAGGCTTAAAATCGATACCATTGTTAATATCACTGCTTCTCGTTCAAAACAAGCCGCCATTAGAGATCGTCTGTTTTTTAAACTTGCCGGTATAAAACATTTAATAGGCTTTCCTAAAGACGATAGAGATTTTAATTTAAGCATCGACCCTTTAACTAATGAATATGAATGGGAAGCTATAAGGTTGAGCCGTCGTATTAATGAATTGGGAAAAATATCAATTAACGAAGATCGTTATTGGGATTTGCATTTGACAGAAGCTGAAATTAAAGCGGGAGAGAACGCTCTCAGTTCAATAGATAAGCAAAAACCGTTTATAGCCGTTTCTGCTGGAACAAAAATGCAGGCTAAAGATTGGGAAGATGATAATTGGGTTGGGCTAATAAGTCGTTTGAAGGATGCATTGCCGGGTTGGGGATTAGTAATGATTGGGGCACCCGATGAGGCAGACAGGGCGAATGAATGTATTACCGCGTGGGGACACAATTCAATTAACCTATGTGGTAAAAGTTCTCCGAGAGTTTCGGCCGCGGTATTAAAGCAAGCTTTCCTTTTTGTTGGGCACGATAGCGGCCCTATGCATTTGGCCGCTGCAGTAGGTATCCCTTGTGTAGCTATTTTTGCTGCCCGGAATTTACCACGCCAATGGTATCCCAGAGGGAATAAAAATCGGATAATATACCACAAAACGGACTGTGCCGGATGTGGATTAGAGATTTGCATTATTCAAAAAAAGAAATGTATTTTGTCAATAACTATTGATGAAGTGCACGATGAAATAGTTAATTTAATAAATGAAGGCCAGCATGCATTGTTATGA
- a CDS encoding glycosyltransferase family 4 protein: MKKIIIYYPHILEYGGMERNIIGLAEEINKQGVQPVLVCFYDKVGMKRYCEDLEIVQIPDHWNPITKAFRLRRWLNKNQNEIKGLPLYFGGKAGFYAAIPGVSPYALHYTDPPSLLTGATAKSAINRLLTFPRRIVADWFTEQGVLKAKVCITMTRWNAVELKSLYGRDFEVVYQGGVPPSGNINSAPRCHGDTLRLFSICRIAASKNLNWILDGATYLKAHKQFKQWYSKIEVVIAGMGPQLQALKDQSAALGLDDILTFPGFLNAEEVENEYRNADIFLVPGRQGYGLPVLEALYRHVPVVLNVESRISEMLNENPWVSISDNSTESFSEKLAEHIASLKAKFPPSALIANVPTEAGWAQELGEKCLWW; encoded by the coding sequence ATGAAAAAAATAATAATTTATTACCCTCACATACTCGAATATGGTGGCATGGAGAGGAACATTATAGGTTTAGCTGAAGAAATAAATAAGCAAGGCGTTCAACCAGTGTTGGTGTGCTTTTATGATAAAGTGGGGATGAAACGATATTGCGAGGATCTTGAAATCGTTCAAATACCCGATCATTGGAATCCTATAACTAAAGCATTTCGTTTGCGAAGGTGGTTAAATAAGAACCAAAATGAGATAAAAGGTTTGCCGTTATATTTTGGGGGTAAGGCTGGTTTTTATGCAGCCATTCCTGGTGTTAGCCCTTATGCATTGCATTATACAGATCCGCCAAGCCTTTTAACAGGTGCGACCGCTAAATCCGCAATAAACAGACTGCTAACATTTCCGAGAAGAATAGTTGCAGACTGGTTCACAGAACAAGGTGTATTAAAAGCAAAAGTGTGCATTACCATGACCCGGTGGAACGCGGTGGAGCTTAAATCTCTCTATGGTCGTGATTTTGAAGTTGTATATCAAGGAGGGGTGCCTCCATCTGGCAATATTAATAGTGCTCCGCGATGTCATGGAGATACATTGCGACTGTTTTCGATTTGTCGCATCGCCGCATCAAAAAATCTCAACTGGATATTAGACGGAGCGACATACTTAAAAGCACACAAACAGTTTAAACAGTGGTATAGTAAAATAGAGGTTGTTATAGCTGGGATGGGGCCTCAACTTCAGGCTTTAAAAGATCAAAGTGCTGCCTTGGGTTTAGATGATATATTAACCTTTCCCGGCTTTTTAAACGCGGAGGAAGTTGAGAACGAATATCGTAATGCTGATATTTTTTTAGTGCCTGGCCGTCAAGGTTACGGTTTGCCTGTATTAGAAGCATTATACAGGCATGTACCAGTTGTACTAAATGTAGAATCTCGTATTTCTGAGATGTTGAATGAGAATCCTTGGGTAAGTATATCAGATAATTCTACAGAATCATTTAGCGAGAAGCTTGCCGAGCATATAGCATCATTGAAGGCTAAATTCCCACCCTCAGCATTGATTGCTAACGTCCCCACTGAAGCAGGCTGGGCTCAAGAACTTGGCGAAAAATGCTTATGGTGGTAA
- a CDS encoding D-sedoheptulose-7-phosphate isomerase, whose amino-acid sequence MKKSPTFGQSILELIDVLSASNALEEQVKRAGDAILQSLQQGCKLLTCGNGGSAADALHLAEELVGRYKMERRGLPAICFNADVTAITCIGNDYGYDHIFERQVEALGKPGDVLVGFTTSGNSPNIISAFNRAKAAGIITIFLGGKDGGAAKGLCDHEIIIPSFTTARIQEVHTVILHQWLEEIDITDWNNIKI is encoded by the coding sequence ATGAAAAAATCTCCAACATTCGGCCAATCTATTTTAGAATTAATTGATGTACTTTCGGCAAGTAATGCTTTAGAAGAACAGGTTAAAAGAGCTGGTGATGCAATCCTTCAATCTTTACAACAAGGATGTAAGCTTCTTACTTGTGGTAATGGGGGCAGCGCCGCTGATGCACTTCATCTTGCCGAGGAATTGGTTGGTAGGTATAAAATGGAACGCCGCGGTTTACCAGCTATTTGTTTTAATGCAGACGTAACAGCAATTACCTGTATTGGCAATGATTATGGATACGACCACATATTTGAGCGGCAAGTTGAAGCTTTAGGTAAGCCCGGTGATGTTTTGGTTGGCTTTACAACAAGTGGTAATAGCCCCAATATAATATCAGCTTTTAACCGCGCAAAAGCGGCAGGAATAATTACTATATTTTTAGGTGGTAAAGATGGGGGGGCAGCTAAAGGGCTGTGTGATCATGAAATTATTATTCCAAGTTTTACCACAGCTCGTATTCAGGAGGTTCATACTGTGATACTCCACCAATGGCTCGAGGAAATTGATATTACGGATTGGAACAATATAAAAATTTAA
- a CDS encoding bifunctional heptose 7-phosphate kinase/heptose 1-phosphate adenyltransferase produces MTILERLSHIRVLVIGDLMLDHYLWGDVNRISPEAPVPVVNAANDTYSAGGAANVALNLANLGVETSVLGYFADDDAGQKLKHILSDNKVKVLSTAKQSGAPTIIKTRVIVRNQQLCRIDREDLREYYQIDDAIDFEDLLEDVLSNVDAVIISDYAKGVITQKLLNKVLKRASEQSQLLVAVDPKPSRKLLFNGVGLLTPNRTEALELAGLSLPHHGEPYPLEEICRIIYDIYNPKLLVITLGAEGMAICEKGKVIQLLPTEAREVFDVSGAGDTVIATLTAAIAAKFDLGEAAWLANGAAGCVVAHMGTKPINLSELNSWINRHER; encoded by the coding sequence ATGACGATACTTGAACGTTTAAGTCACATCAGAGTGTTGGTAATAGGCGACCTGATGCTTGATCATTATTTATGGGGCGATGTAAACCGCATATCACCAGAAGCACCTGTTCCTGTGGTGAACGCGGCCAATGATACTTATAGCGCCGGAGGAGCTGCTAATGTTGCACTTAATTTGGCTAACCTTGGTGTGGAAACTTCTGTATTAGGTTATTTTGCCGATGATGATGCTGGACAAAAATTGAAGCATATATTATCAGACAATAAAGTTAAAGTATTATCAACAGCTAAACAGTCTGGCGCTCCTACAATAATTAAAACACGTGTTATCGTTCGTAACCAGCAACTTTGTCGAATTGATCGTGAAGATTTACGTGAATATTATCAAATTGACGACGCTATTGATTTTGAAGATCTGCTGGAAGATGTATTAAGCAATGTTGATGCTGTAATTATTTCCGACTATGCCAAAGGTGTAATTACCCAAAAGCTATTAAATAAAGTTCTAAAAAGGGCGTCTGAGCAATCTCAATTGTTAGTAGCGGTTGATCCTAAGCCGTCGCGTAAATTATTGTTTAACGGAGTAGGTTTACTAACCCCTAACCGTACAGAAGCACTTGAATTAGCCGGGCTTTCTTTGCCTCACCATGGCGAGCCTTACCCACTTGAGGAAATTTGCCGTATCATTTATGATATTTACAATCCAAAATTGCTGGTTATAACACTTGGTGCCGAAGGGATGGCTATCTGTGAAAAAGGGAAGGTGATACAGCTTTTGCCAACCGAAGCTCGCGAGGTTTTTGATGTTTCTGGTGCTGGCGATACAGTTATAGCTACGCTTACTGCGGCGATAGCAGCTAAGTTTGACTTAGGCGAAGCCGCTTGGCTGGCAAATGGTGCTGCCGGTTGTGTGGTAGCTCACATGGGTACTAAACCAATTAATTTAAGTGAATTAAATAGTTGGATAAATAGGCATGAGAGATAG
- a CDS encoding acyltransferase family protein, which yields MENNSGNIQRNTSREWFAGIDSLRFVCALVVLLGHLKNPVFDALKHSENKILKYSGFILGSSFVGIVAVIAFFVISGFVIHYPNKVKIKNLKVYYFRRFTRVLIPLIIIKVIGSWFGNPENNVVWSLYCELIYYTIYPILCKVKTTWTTKVIAAYVIAFIVIAIGARNDINSMIHQRDLNYNGNFAQLGFSFTWLVGLPFWLLGVRLAENIDSLNEIISVHKIWFLRLSIYLLSVICLVLRFHFFVPYTLSMVLISFQVALWVEAEIRYYKTKRPIVFFENMGKFSYSLYFCHPLIITVLIALTPLNNYTYLVYVLLTITCAYLFYLSCERPSHILAKKLELIKL from the coding sequence ATGGAGAATAATAGTGGTAATATTCAGAGAAACACTAGCAGGGAGTGGTTTGCAGGTATAGACAGCTTGCGTTTTGTTTGTGCTCTAGTAGTTTTGCTTGGACATCTAAAAAATCCTGTTTTTGATGCTTTAAAACATTCGGAAAATAAAATTCTTAAATATTCGGGATTTATTTTAGGGTCGTCGTTTGTTGGTATTGTTGCTGTTATTGCTTTTTTTGTAATTTCCGGCTTTGTTATTCATTATCCTAATAAAGTTAAGATCAAGAATTTAAAGGTCTATTATTTTAGAAGATTTACAAGGGTTCTAATCCCATTAATTATTATTAAGGTTATTGGTAGCTGGTTTGGAAATCCTGAAAACAATGTTGTTTGGAGTTTATATTGTGAGCTTATTTATTACACTATTTACCCAATTCTATGTAAGGTAAAGACAACATGGACTACAAAAGTAATAGCTGCATATGTAATAGCTTTTATTGTAATAGCAATTGGGGCTAGAAATGACATTAATTCAATGATACATCAACGAGACCTTAATTATAATGGAAACTTTGCCCAACTTGGATTTTCGTTTACTTGGCTAGTCGGGCTGCCCTTTTGGCTTTTGGGGGTTAGACTGGCAGAGAATATTGATAGTTTAAATGAAATTATCTCTGTTCATAAAATATGGTTTTTACGTTTATCAATTTATTTATTATCAGTTATTTGTCTGGTTCTTAGATTTCATTTTTTTGTTCCATATACGTTATCAATGGTTTTAATTTCTTTTCAGGTGGCGCTATGGGTAGAGGCTGAAATACGTTATTATAAAACCAAAAGGCCTATTGTCTTTTTTGAAAATATGGGGAAGTTTTCTTATTCGTTGTACTTTTGCCACCCCTTAATTATAACAGTTTTAATTGCATTAACGCCTCTGAATAATTATACTTATCTTGTTTATGTTTTATTGACTATTACATGTGCATATTTATTTTATTTAAGCTGTGAGCGGCCGTCGCATATATTGGCAAAAAAGTTAGAATTAATTAAATTATAG
- a CDS encoding glycosyltransferase, with product MKLLHVIGSMDPMSGGPCQGIRNTTLELEKLGVFREIASLDKPDATFLGMDNFPIHTFGPSISPWRYVPDLLPWLIDNLSRFDVVILNGLWLYPGYALYKAMKILRRKVRKAGGDMGELPKFFIMSHGMLDPYFQRAPDRKLKAIRNWFYWKLIEGRLLNSADGVLFTCEAELKLARESFTPYHPKKELNVGYGVQRPPLFTEGMASAFLDRCPDLQNGKFFLFLSRIHEKKGVDLLIEAYNSILQDKSLVSDLIPKLVIAGPGLDTAYGKKIKKLVNDFKIGEHVIFPGMLSGDAKWGAFYGCEAFVLPSHQENFGIAVAEALACGKPVLISNQVNIWREIEYGGGGIIGDDSLEGTQLVLRSWLKKSASEKEEMQKGAYNTYKDNFGIISVTKKLFETLTNE from the coding sequence ATGAAGTTATTACATGTAATTGGAAGTATGGATCCTATGAGTGGCGGGCCATGCCAGGGTATCAGGAATACGACTCTTGAATTGGAAAAATTGGGAGTTTTCAGGGAGATTGCAAGCCTGGACAAGCCCGATGCAACTTTCTTAGGGATGGACAATTTTCCAATTCATACATTTGGCCCTTCAATAAGTCCTTGGCGCTATGTTCCCGATTTATTGCCTTGGCTGATCGATAATCTTAGTCGATTTGATGTTGTAATATTGAATGGCCTGTGGTTATATCCGGGTTATGCTTTATATAAAGCAATGAAAATCTTACGTCGTAAAGTAAGGAAAGCCGGGGGAGATATGGGCGAACTGCCTAAATTTTTCATTATGTCGCATGGTATGCTTGATCCTTATTTTCAACGTGCCCCCGACCGTAAACTAAAAGCAATTCGAAACTGGTTTTATTGGAAGCTTATTGAAGGTAGACTGCTTAATAGTGCAGATGGTGTTTTGTTTACCTGTGAGGCAGAACTAAAGCTTGCTAGGGAGTCCTTTACTCCATACCATCCAAAAAAAGAGTTAAATGTGGGCTATGGTGTACAGCGTCCGCCTTTATTTACCGAAGGAATGGCGTCAGCTTTCTTAGATAGGTGTCCTGATTTACAGAATGGAAAATTTTTCCTTTTTCTGAGTCGGATTCATGAAAAAAAGGGTGTTGATTTGCTTATAGAAGCGTATAATTCGATTTTACAGGATAAGTCATTAGTGAGCGATTTGATTCCCAAGTTGGTAATAGCTGGTCCGGGTTTAGATACCGCGTATGGAAAGAAAATAAAGAAATTGGTAAATGATTTCAAAATTGGCGAGCATGTTATTTTTCCGGGTATGCTATCGGGAGATGCTAAATGGGGGGCGTTTTATGGTTGTGAAGCTTTCGTTTTACCAAGCCATCAGGAAAACTTTGGTATAGCAGTGGCGGAAGCTTTAGCATGTGGTAAACCAGTTTTAATATCTAATCAAGTGAATATCTGGCGTGAAATTGAGTATGGGGGCGGAGGTATTATTGGAGACGATTCTTTGGAAGGTACACAGTTGGTACTTAGGTCGTGGTTAAAAAAGAGCGCAAGTGAGAAAGAGGAAATGCAAAAGGGAGCTTATAATACATATAAAGATAATTTTGGAATAATTTCTGTCACTAAAAAGCTATTTGAGACATTAACCAATGAATAG